The window CTATCATTGTATCAGATATAAACGAACATTTTTATCATCGTTAAAAGTACTAAATCGAGCGGCCTAAGGTACATGTTAAGTGTAAGCACGTTgtgctgtgtgtgtgtgtgtgtgtatgtgtgtgtgtacgcGCTTGTTGGATGCAAATACATATAGTTTTTGTTTTGCATCATTTTTGTTATAATGTCTTATGACGGACGATCTTCGAAGTGACATAACATGATCTAATCGCATCTTTATGCATTTACAAATTTCCCGTGATCGTGACATTAGCAGCAGCGTCAAAGGAAAACAACAGAAATGTCAGAttaaaaaaatagagaaaagcaaCATACTATTATTAATGGCACATGCACACCGGCCAATATGGACAGAGCACATACTTTGATAGAttcgttttaatattctaaaCTTTCTTCCGTTCCTAAATTATTTGCAATATAGTAGAATCGATAGTAGTTTTGAAACGTATCATTTGCTCCTCATTTGTGCCATTTAAGGTCTCAGTCGCACATAATAGATTGCTTCTGACACAACAAACGTAAATTCTTTTAAGTAATACCCAGGATAAAAAACAAGGAATGTCTAAAATGTAGAACTTTATACACCACGTCAAAATATAATTGCCATTTACATAAAGAGTGGTCCGCCatcatacaaaatatttttcttcttcttaattTTGCAAGTTTGGGTGGAATGAAAGGTTTTAGTTTGTAACTAACCAAAAGTCGTAAACCGTATGTTATGGATGAAACGGATGTGATGAATACTTCATCGTTTTCTGAGTCCCATTTCCAACTTGTCCTGCCACATTTTTCAGTCGGTTTATTCCACGAACCGGTACGCTGCTCACAGTCACGCTTAGGGATGGGATTAAGCCCCTCGCGCGAAGTATCGATACCTAAATGAAAATGTTTGATTCTTCGCACGCTCCTTATAAATACGCATACTGACTAAAAAGATGCCTGTTTTGAAATGACTGAGCAATTCAAGTCCAGTTGTCGTTTAATACGGATCGACTTATATATAGAAAACATACTACATACGTATCTGTTATTAGTTACTGATTATCGACAGATTTTGAAAATAGTGTATATCTGACACACTCTTTCTTAAAATTATATCATTTCGATTGCacattttatttgttatttgttGAACGTTCTATGTTATCGATTATTCTGTTCCAATCTATTTACGGCTTTGGAGACTATTATATAAAGCTAGTCAGATCCGAatctaaataaattaatttccatAATATTTATTGTTTGTCAAGGAGGAATCAAACATTTTCTTCCAGGTATTATTTCTAGTGCGTGCGACTTTTTCCCGTCATTAATGTTGAGGGAAAAATGCATCCATCGCATAATCGGTGAGGTATCACTATAACCGATCTTCTGATGCGACAATATAAGAAAAATCAGCATTTTATACGCTTCATTCTAATCATAGATTAATCGATACCAAACGACATAGACTTGaatcgtttaaatatttcaaatcaaacaTTTGTTTAGTCGCATCTTTAGTCACATTACGACCATTTGAAACGATCTTCTTATTTCAAGAAACAGAAAGGAGATAAAAAAAATCAGTAGTCAAGAATATTTGAAATTCTGAAATATAATGTACtgcgaaaaataaaatatatattacttgCAAAAAAAGATCGTTTTGCATTATTAACGGTCGACATTACTCTATTTCGTATGTTTTCTTTATAATATGACTATAAGTCGCATTGGTCATTCCATACACCTGAAACTTTAGATCAAAGAAGTATTACTAATGGATGTTTATATTCTGGCCACAACGTAGTACATCTTGCTCTCGTTATTTAGATGCCTGGAATGACTTTGCGTAAAGCGTAACACAGTTGTTTACTTTAACTAATTCGCAATGGGAAAGATTTCCGATGGGTACTTAATGGTAAGGATTTGTTTCAACATAAATGTGTTTCCACGCTCAACGTTTGAACACTTTACAAGAACAGTGTTTATCATTGCGAATTAGTCAAATTTTACAATGCCGGACGATGTCAACAATTAAATGCCAACAGAACTGCGTGTATTCGTACATTACAATACAAACACGACGTGTTCATATTCCCGGCATTCTTTCTCATTCtttgtttttataaatatcgtaAAATAGAAGTTGTGAATTCGAATCAATACAAACTTCATGGATGTTCAATTGATACGCATCATATTCGTAGATGCGAATGAATATTCACGGGATTCTCATGGTCGATTCAACAATACGTGAATGATAtggttaaataattataaattggaAATTGAGGTGGTGACATTACCTGGGCCGTTACTCACCTACAGGCAACGAACCTGTTATGGGAGTAGGTGACGATGATACCATGTTTAATCGACCTTGATCTTTTACTATTGGATCTAAAGTGAAAGAGAATGGAGAAATAATAATGAAACTATCAGTCTTTCGAAGTACCACACCATTcatattttctgttaaaatttatagcgcaaaatttaaatatacttCATAATACTTACAAAAATAAGGATGTTCCATAGCTTCGCGTGCAGTGAGTCTTTCGTAATGATCATAACGCAAAAGTTTGTCGAGGAAATCAAGGCTTTCGTGCGATACCAAATGTTGATTCTCTGAATGCATAAAGCGTTCCCAGCGTTTACGTGAATGTCGACCTAAAATATCATTGAAACGAGGATCCAATTCAATATGGTACTTTTCAAGATATTCAAATAATTCCTCAGTCCCGAGAACTTTTGCAATTCTCACTAGTTGGTCATAATTATCGTGTCCATGAAAAAACGGTTCTTTCCTGAATATCATACTTGCAAGCATGCATCCAAGGGACCACATATCTAATGAATAATCATACATCTGCAATACAAAAGAAGAAGCATATTATCCATAAATTACTTATAACATACAGTTAAAGATATGATAAATTACACACAAACCTGATAATCTACAAGTAATTCTGGACCTTTAAAATAACGCGAAGCTACTCGTACATTGTATTCTTGACCTGGATGGTAAAACTCTGCTAGACCCCAATCGATTAACCGTAACTTTCGATTTTCATGATCTATCATAACATTGTGCGGTTTGACGTCCCTATGCATTATTCCCATACTATGGCAATAATCCAATGCCTAAACAGAAAAAGGAGACGACCATTtcttgtacattattaatgattttttttttcgttttacatCTTATTCAACCACAGATGCAAAATGGATCAAACACTATCGACACATTACTTACTTAAATATTCATGAGTccgaaaatttttaaaatttctgaAACTAAGGATTCTTTTTATATGCTTTGACTAATAAGAAAGAACAATTTCAGTATTTTTATGGAAAGGCACTACATCATATTTTCATTTAGTATATTCACTTTTAACCCTTTTGAGATAAGAtacttttaaaattattatatttcattgtaCTTTATGATCAGAATAAACTAATAAAAAgcataagaaagaaagaaacatagaaaatttatatatgcaagtttataattgtttaaatatttaaatttcaaataccATAACATTGAAAGAGTAAAGATATAGttataagcaaaataaaaatataaagataaaataaatttcatatgaAGTATTTTTTTATCTAAAAATACTAATACTAAATAAAACAATGGTAATAGAGGGAAaaaatgaatttgtataaataaaatattttcgaactCTTCCTTGAACCTATGATATACACCTACATCTATCAAAATAATAATCTCGAAGATTCACATTGGACTGTTCCATTGCACTTAACAATACACGCACTTTTAATAATTCGTAGAGGTAGTATCTTATGTCGTAGTCTGTTAGCGTCTGGTATAATTGCTTGAAATCTGTGTTGTTCACATGTTCAAATATCAGTGCCGGTGTCCTTGATACCGGATCTTTGACAACAGCTTGGAGTGTAATTATGTTGGTCCCACCTTTGAGGTTTTCTAAGATTTTAATCtccctttttattttcttcttttttacagGCTAGACATTAAAATCACATGAAAATTAAAGTTTTCGGCTAATTATAATTTACTTACTAAgacataatttatattttttacctTTAAAATTTTTACAACACACTTTtcattatttgtaatatttatggCTTCAAATACTTCACTATATTTTCCTCTGCCTAATTTTCTTACTAGTTGATAATCATCTTGTTGTCTATATAACAAAAAATTTGttacaattaaataaaatgaGGGAAATAcacaaatatacatacatacagacATAGATATGCACAAATATagatacatttatctaaatACACACAGAATGTTTTATTGCACACTTACCCCCAGTCGACAACATAGGATTCATAGTCCCAGTAATCTCTGGATTTGTGTGAATTCACATCTGTGTAGACTCGCGCTCTACTGGGTAGTGCCATTTTTTCTGATATATCACTACTACTATTTATTTTGTGGATTGTTATTCTTTCACTGTTGTCTATTGAAAAATTACAAAAGCTAGTTAATTTATCTCTTCCACTCACCCAGTTATAAATGCGCGAGGACAAATATACACCTGAGTCATTAAAAAAAatcatattaaaattaaacatattttaaattaataagagaaatataaaaaattgatgaaTAATATATGAATGTGTAATAGTCTTTTGCTAAATACTAACTTATGTTTACATGTGGACTGaatcaaatattaaaatattagtgtcaataatataatttataatatcaatGATAATAGTATTTATTACGGCAACTCAATATTGcacttatatttatgtatacattGAAAAATTCATCAATACAATGCAATATTTAATCATAAATCTAAACATTCTCCTGATTCTTATATACTTTTTACTTAACTTGACACATGACAATAAATGAGTAAATtctaatatttaaatacatCTATACTACATTAAATGCAAATAAATTGACAATTATATGTATCAATTAAAAATCAATAGTAGTTGCAAcgtaattaaaataacataGTAAAGAAAATATAAGTACCTCATTGAGTTATAATTgaaacatttaatttaatttcttgtAATACAAATTCTGCAGAATacaaataaattcatttataaactatctaatagtatctttatcaaaaatatctatatatttaaCTGAGTATAATTACAAAAAGGAGTTATATGGTTAGAAGAATCAAAACAACTTCACTAGAAATAATTATATGATAGCAAGCAGACTAACCAAAGAAAAAACTGAATCCTGATATAAGAAACTAACAAAGTTTAAAACGTGTTCACCGATTACAACGAATGAACTGCATATTCCTTAGAAGTCTATTGATTGTGAGCTCACAGAACACTATCAATTCGTTTCTGTGGTTTGAAGTTGTGATTTAGCAAAAGAACAATTCTATATATACAAGCACAATTGGCATATAgggaaaattgatatttaagTTAAAGATCAAAAATGTAGGTAAAAATTAATCTACTATCGCAACAGGGATTAGAACACGCACAAGCACAAGACACGAACACACATGTACGAGATAAAT of the Bombus affinis isolate iyBomAffi1 chromosome 6, iyBomAffi1.2, whole genome shotgun sequence genome contains:
- the LOC126917061 gene encoding casein kinase II subunit alpha isoform X2, with the protein product MALPSRARVYTDVNSHKSRDYWDYESYVVDWGQQDDYQLVRKLGRGKYSEVFEAINITNNEKCVVKILKPVKKKKIKREIKILENLKGGTNIITLQAVVKDPVSRTPALIFEHVNNTDFKQLYQTLTDYDIRYYLYELLKALDYCHSMGIMHRDVKPHNVMIDHENRKLRLIDWGLAEFYHPGQEYNVRVASRYFKGPELLVDYQMYDYSLDMWSLGCMLASMIFRKEPFFHGHDNYDQLVRIAKVLGTEELFEYLEKYHIELDPRFNDILGRHSRKRWERFMHSENQHLVSHESLDFLDKLLRYDHYERLTAREAMEHPYFYPIVKDQGRLNMVSSSPTPITGSLPVGE
- the LOC126917061 gene encoding casein kinase II subunit alpha isoform X1; this translates as MALPSRARVYTDVNSHKSRDYWDYESYVVDWGQQDDYQLVRKLGRGKYSEVFEAINITNNEKCVVKILKPVKKKKIKREIKILENLKGGTNIITLQAVVKDPVSRTPALIFEHVNNTDFKQLYQTLTDYDIRYYLYELLKALDYCHSMGIMHRDVKPHNVMIDHENRKLRLIDWGLAEFYHPGQEYNVRVASRYFKGPELLVDYQMYDYSLDMWSLGCMLASMIFRKEPFFHGHDNYDQLVRIAKVLGTEELFEYLEKYHIELDPRFNDILGRHSRKRWERFMHSENQHLVSHESLDFLDKLLRYDHYERLTAREAMEHPYFYPIVKDQGRLNMVSSSPTPITGSLPVGIDTSREGLNPIPKRDCEQRTGSWNKPTEKCGRTSWKWDSENDEVFITSVSSITYGLRLLVSYKLKPFIPPKLAKLRRRKIFCMMADHSLCKWQLYFDVVYKVLHFRHSLFFILGIT